In Primulina eburnea isolate SZY01 chromosome 5, ASM2296580v1, whole genome shotgun sequence, a single window of DNA contains:
- the LOC140832469 gene encoding DNA topoisomerase 6 subunit A-like — MADKKKRRRATSDSDSDSDPVQFKSKLKPDSTILQTLQNLKSAESTSAAATKPLGLSDLNLSTTCREVADLPLSSVQSTIESLVLSLAHSILSGNGFSFSVPSRSAVNQLYVPELDRIVLKDKSSARPFAAVSSVRKATITTRILQLVHQLCLKSIHVTKRDLFYTDVKLFQDQTQSDAILDDVSCILGCTRSSLNVVAAEKGVVVGRLIFSDNGDMIDCTKMGMGGKAIPPNIDRVGDMQSDALFVLLVEKDAAYMRLAEDRFYNRFPCIIVTAKGQPDVATRLFLRKMKMELKLPVLALVDSDPYGLKILSVYMCGSKNMSYDSANLTTPDIKWLGIRPSDLDKYKIPEQCRLPMTEQDIKTGKDLLEEDFVKKNPGWVEELNLMVKSKQKAEIQALSTFGFQYLTEVYLPLKLQQKDWL, encoded by the coding sequence ATGGCGGACAAGAAAAAGCGCCGCCGTGCAACCTCCGACTCCGACTCCGACTCTGACCCGGTTCAATTCAAATCCAAGCTTAAACCCGACTCCACCATCCTCCAAACACTTCAAAATCTTAAGTCAGCTGAGTCCACCTCCGCGGCCGCAACGAAACCCCTTGGCCTCTCCGACCTCAACCTCTCCACAACCTGCCGTGAAGTCGCGGACCTCCCTCTTTCATCCGTTCAATCGACCATCGAATCCCTCGTCCTCTCACTCGCACACTCCATTCTCTCCGGGAACGGATTCTCCTTCTCAGTGCCATCTCGCTCCGCCGTCAACCAGCTCTACGTTCCGGAGCTCGATCGTATCGTGCTCAAAGACAAATCATCCGCTCGGCCATTCGCCGCCGTCTCCAGTGTCCGGAAAGCCACCATCACCACCCGTATTCTCCAGCTCGTCCATCAGCTTTGTCTGAAGAGCATCCATGTTACCAAGCGTGATCTCTTCTACACCGATGTTAAGCTCTTCCAAGATCAGACCCAGTCCGACGCCATACTCGATGATGTCTCCTGCATTCTTGGATGCACGAGGTCAAGCCTCAATGTGGTTGCTGCGGAAAAAGGGGTGGTTGTTGGGAGGCTGATATTTAGTGATAACGGCGACATGATTGATTGCACCAAAATGGGAATGGGAGGAAAAGCCATACCTCCCAATATAGATAGAGTTGGGGATATGCAGAGTGATGCATTGTTTGTCCTCCTAGTGGAGAAAGATGCTGCGTACATGAGGTTGGCCGAGGATAGGTTTTACAATAGGTTTCCTTGTATAATTGTCACCGCTAAAGGCCAGCCAGATGTGGCAACAAGATTGTTCTTGAGGAAAATGAAGATGGAATTGAAGTTGCCTGTGTTGGCATTGGTGGATAGCGATCCATACGGACTAAAGATTCTGTCCGTCTACATGTGTGGTTCCAAGAACATGTCGTATGACAGTGCAAACTTGACGACCCCGGACATAAAATGGTTGGGAATACGTCCCAGTGATCTTGATAAGTACAAGATTCCGGAGCAATGTAGGTTGCCTATGACAGAGCAGGATATCAAAACTGGTAAAGATTTATTGGAGGAGGACTTTGTGAAGAAGAATCCTGGGTGGGTGGAAGAGTTGAATTTGATGGTGAAGTCGAAACAGAAGGCCGAGATTCAGGCACTGAGCACTTTTGGGTTTCAGTATCTCACCGAGGTTTACTTGCCACTAAAGTTGCAACAGAAGGATTGGCTCTAA
- the LOC140832468 gene encoding adenylate kinase-like: protein MAAVPRLFRSSSSAPSFALIRRSLSTVAAAQSPKPHQSNASRTIPAGRNVQWVFLGCPGVGKGTYASRLSALLGVPHIATGDLVREELSSSGPLSKKLVEIVNQGKLVSDEIIINLLSKRLEMGEVNGESGFILDGFPRTVRQAEILDEVTDIDLVVNLKLPESVLVEKCLGRRICGQCGKNFNVATINFKGENGNPDITMAPLPPPPQCASKLITRSDDTEAIIKERLHVYDEKSQPVEGFYRDQGKLLEFNLPGGIPESWPKLLEALNLDDNEVKQYATA, encoded by the exons ATGGCGGCTGTCCCCCGCCTTTTCAGATCATCCTCCTCCGCCCCATCATTTGCTCTCATCCGAAGGTCTCTATCCACGGTGGCCGCCGCACAGTCACCCAAGCCACACCAATCAAACGCTTCCCGCACAATTCCCGCCGGAAGGAATGTTCAGTGGGTATTTTTGGGATGCCCTGGTGTAGGAAAAGGCACCTATGCTAGTCGACTCTCCGCTCTTCTCGGGGTGCCGCATATCGCCACCGGCGATCTTGTTCGGGAAGAGCTCTCCTCCTCTGGTCCGCTATCTAAAAAA CTTGTAGAGATCGTAAATCAGGGTAAATTGGTGTCTGACGAGATCATTATAAACTTATTGTCAAAGAGGCTTGAGATGGGAGAGGTCAATGGAGAATCAGGGTTCATACTCGACGGTTTTCCTCGCACAGTCCGACAAGCA GAAATATTGGATGAAGTGACAGACATTGACCTGGTGGTGAATTTGAAGCTCCCAGAGAGTGTACTCGTAGAAAAATGCCTTGGAAGAAGGATTTGCGGCCAATGCGGGAAGAATTTTAATGTTGCTACTATAAACTTCAAGGGTGAAAATGGTAATCCTGACATAACTATGGCCCCACTTCCTCCTCCTCCTCAGTGTGCTTCAAAGCTCATAACTCGCTCGGATGATACTGAAGCTATCATAAAAGAAAGGCTTCACGTGTATGATGAAAAG AGTCAGCCAGTCGAGGGTTTCTATCGGGACCAAGGAAAGCTTCTGGAATTCAATTTACCTGGAGGCATCCCAGAGTCATGGCCGAAGTTGCTGGAAGCACTAAACCTTGATGATAACGAAGTTAAACAGTATGCCACGGCATGA